GGGCTGGACCCCACCATCGCCGTGGGCGGTGAAGTGGAGACCTGGGGGGGCAACGCTCGCCTGGGCCAGGGGCGCCACCTAGTCGCCGAAGCAGACGAATCGGACGGTACGCTGGCCAAGCTGCACCCCCAGATTGGGGTCGTGACCAACATTGCTCTGGATCACCCCGATCGCTACGCAAGCGTGGAAGCCGCCGTGCAAACGTTTGCCACCTTCGCGCGCCAGTGCCAGCTCTTGGTGGGCTGCCTCGATTGCGAGCAGGTCAGAACGCAGCTGCGCCCGCAAGTGAGCTACAGCCTCTCGCCCCAAACTGGGGCCACCTACACCGCCACCGATATTGCCTGCGGCGCCCAGGAGACGACCGCCACCGTCTGGGAGCGCGATCGCTGCTTGGGCCAGCTGCGCCTGCAGCTGCTGGGCCAGCACAACCTCAGCAATGGCTTGGCAGCCGTTGCAGTGGGGCGGCAGTTGGGCCTATCGTTTGCCACCATTGCCGAAGCGCTGGGCACGTTTGCCGGCACCAAGCGGCGGTTCGAACATCGCGGCTGCTGCAACGGCATCGATGTGTTCGATGACTACGCCCACCATCCCAACGAAATTCGGGCGACCCTGGCAGCGGCCCGCTTGCGCGCCGCGCCCGCGCAACGGCGCGTGGTGGCTGTCTTTCAGCCCCACCGCTACAGCCGCGCGCAAGCGCTTTTGAACGAGTTTGGGGACGCGTTTGCCGATGCCGATGTGGTAGCCGTGACCGATGTTTACGGTGCCGGCGAGGCGCCAGGCGCGGTTGAGGGCGACCGCGTGGCTGAGGCGATCGCGGCCTGTCATCCCCGCACGCGCTACCACCCCACCCTAGCCGGATTGAGTGAGATGCTCACCGGCGAAATCCTGCAAGCAGGGGATTTGGTCATCTTGTTGGCGGCAGGCAACCTCAACCAGATCGTTCCCAACCTGCTCGCGCAGCTAGAGCAGCAGCAAGTCGCCGCGCTCTCGGCCGAGGAGCGAGTTCAATAGCGCCCCCGCGCAACAGCAAGCATGGCAGAGGCAGGTTACGTTCCCGGTACGGACTGTCCGCTCTACGCGCAGCTGCCGCTGGCGAACCTGACCTCGTATCGGGTCGGGGGACCGGCCGAGCACTACTTCGCTCCCCACAACGGGGCAGACCTGCAAGCCAGCCTACAGTGGGCCTGCGCGCAAGGCCTGCCCGTTACCGTCCTGGGGGCTGGCTCCAACTTGCTGATCGCCGATCGCGGCATTTCGGGCTTGGCGATCGCAACGCGCCACTTGCGCGACGCGCACTTCGATCCCGAAACCGGTCGGGTCACTGTCGGGGCCGGCAAGACCATCCCCAGCTTGGCGTGGCAGGCAGCCAAATGGGGCTGGCAGGGCCTGGAATGGGCGGTCGGCATCCCCGGAACGGTGGGCGGGGCGGTGGTAATGAACGCCGGGGCCCAGCAAGGCTGCGTTGCTGATCGGCTCGTACGCGCCCGGCTGCTGCGGCCCGACGGCCAACTTGAGGAGCGGGGCCCGGAGGCGCTGGCGTTTGCCTATCGCAGCTCCAACCTGCAAGGCAGCGATTGGGTTGTGGTCGAGGCCACCTTCCAGTTGCAACCCGGCGCCGCCAAAGACACAGTAGTAGCCGCCACCCGGGAAAATCTGCAGCACCGCAAGCGCACCCAGCCTTACCACCTGCCCAGCTGCGGTAGCGTCTTTCGCAACCCCGAGCCCTACGCAGCTGCCGCGCTGATCGAGCAGCTCGGGCTCAAGGGCTACCAAATTGGCGGCGCCCAGATCGCGCAGCGCCATGCCAACTTCATTCTCAACTGCGGCGATGCCCGCGCGAGCGACATCTGGCAGCTGATTGGCTACATCCAAGAGCGCGTCGAGCAACGCTGGGCGATCCGGCTGCAGCGCGAGGTCCGATTGTTAGGCGAGTTTTAGCGCGGCGGCGATCACCGGCGGGGTGCAGCCGTGCCAGAATT
Above is a window of Cyanobacteria bacterium QS_8_64_29 DNA encoding:
- a CDS encoding UDP-N-acetylmuramate--L-alanine ligase, yielding MSDTVDLSGRPFHFIGIGGIGMSALAYILAQRQFPVSGSDLGSSRVTQRLKSAGVRIFEQQAASNLAALASGNGAAQPPQVVCSSAIASTNHEYDAALQRGCAIWHRSDVLAALANERDSIAVAGTHGKTTTSSAIGHLLLQAGLDPTIAVGGEVETWGGNARLGQGRHLVAEADESDGTLAKLHPQIGVVTNIALDHPDRYASVEAAVQTFATFARQCQLLVGCLDCEQVRTQLRPQVSYSLSPQTGATYTATDIACGAQETTATVWERDRCLGQLRLQLLGQHNLSNGLAAVAVGRQLGLSFATIAEALGTFAGTKRRFEHRGCCNGIDVFDDYAHHPNEIRATLAAARLRAAPAQRRVVAVFQPHRYSRAQALLNEFGDAFADADVVAVTDVYGAGEAPGAVEGDRVAEAIAACHPRTRYHPTLAGLSEMLTGEILQAGDLVILLAAGNLNQIVPNLLAQLEQQQVAALSAEERVQ
- a CDS encoding UDP-N-acetylenolpyruvoylglucosamine reductase, whose amino-acid sequence is MAEAGYVPGTDCPLYAQLPLANLTSYRVGGPAEHYFAPHNGADLQASLQWACAQGLPVTVLGAGSNLLIADRGISGLAIATRHLRDAHFDPETGRVTVGAGKTIPSLAWQAAKWGWQGLEWAVGIPGTVGGAVVMNAGAQQGCVADRLVRARLLRPDGQLEERGPEALAFAYRSSNLQGSDWVVVEATFQLQPGAAKDTVVAATRENLQHRKRTQPYHLPSCGSVFRNPEPYAAAALIEQLGLKGYQIGGAQIAQRHANFILNCGDARASDIWQLIGYIQERVEQRWAIRLQREVRLLGEF